A window of Streptomyces sp. DG1A-41 contains these coding sequences:
- a CDS encoding cold-shock protein, with product MAQGTVKWFNAEKGYGFIAVDGGADVFVHYSAIQMDGYRTLEEGQRVEFEISQGQKGPQADMVRVSA from the coding sequence ATGGCTCAGGGCACCGTCAAGTGGTTCAACGCGGAGAAGGGGTACGGCTTCATCGCGGTCGACGGTGGTGCGGATGTTTTCGTCCACTACAGTGCGATCCAGATGGACGGCTACCGCACCCTGGAAGAGGGCCAGCGGGTCGAGTTCGAGATCTCGCAGGGTCAGAAGGGGCCGCAGGCCGACATGGTTCGCGTCTCTGCCTGA
- a CDS encoding ubiquitin-like small modifier protein 1: MSVTVRIPTILRTYTGGQAEVAAEGATLGEVIADLEKNHTGIAARVLDDQGKLRRFVNVYVNDDDVRFEQGLETATPDGAGVSIIPAVAGG; the protein is encoded by the coding sequence ATGAGCGTCACCGTTCGCATCCCCACCATCCTGCGCACCTACACCGGCGGCCAGGCCGAGGTCGCCGCCGAGGGGGCGACCCTCGGCGAGGTCATCGCCGATCTGGAGAAGAACCACACCGGGATCGCCGCCCGGGTGCTGGACGACCAGGGCAAGCTGCGCCGGTTCGTCAACGTGTACGTCAACGACGACGACGTGCGGTTCGAGCAGGGGCTGGAGACGGCGACGCCGGACGGTGCCGGGGTGTCGATCATCCCGGCCGTCGCGGGCGGCTGA